A genomic stretch from Candidatus Thiothrix anitrata includes:
- a CDS encoding lysozyme family protein yields MWLVRFALLLCLGLSLPVVAQVEQPAWHKVAYQPTKGKSLAALARKQHALFAFFLDNALRGKGRKDFLMVSEQVKNNITWRNAQGKNIYSDAFRRSWPLVRSLDLKGMPDSILLLAYLESQWHGHKGRTASDYGYWQLVPEVIREIQQLDYVPAKIRTADINTVRADAKLSTEVAQVHLHRYHFYFSKVAGFSESDAWLLTFTAFNWGSGNVKRLLAKMQAEGIELNYANFYHYLYATHRKNPGDRSLRAAVEYVPNLWNIAQLLDAEY; encoded by the coding sequence ATGTGGTTAGTACGTTTCGCGTTATTACTGTGTCTAGGGTTGAGTTTGCCTGTTGTCGCACAGGTGGAGCAACCTGCTTGGCATAAAGTGGCTTATCAGCCGACTAAAGGTAAATCATTAGCTGCTTTGGCGCGTAAACAGCACGCGTTGTTTGCGTTTTTTTTGGATAATGCTTTGCGTGGTAAAGGCCGTAAAGATTTTTTGATGGTGAGTGAGCAAGTGAAAAACAACATCACTTGGCGCAATGCTCAGGGGAAAAATATTTACAGCGATGCGTTCCGGCGTTCTTGGCCGTTGGTGCGTTCCTTGGACTTGAAAGGGATGCCGGATAGTATCTTATTGCTGGCCTATCTGGAGTCCCAATGGCACGGGCATAAAGGCCGTACCGCCAGTGATTACGGGTATTGGCAGTTAGTGCCGGAAGTGATTCGGGAAATTCAGCAGTTGGATTACGTACCAGCAAAGATTCGGACAGCCGATATTAATACCGTGCGTGCTGATGCGAAGTTGAGTACTGAAGTGGCTCAGGTGCATTTACACCGTTACCATTTTTATTTTTCCAAAGTGGCGGGATTCTCGGAGAGTGATGCTTGGTTGCTGACCTTTACCGCTTTTAATTGGGGTTCTGGTAATGTGAAGCGATTGCTTGCCAAGATGCAGGCGGAAGGAATTGAGCTAAACTACGCCAACTTTTATCACTACTTATACGCAACCCACCGGAAAAATCCGGGAGATCGCTCGTTACGGGCAGCGGTCGAGTACGTACCTAATTTATGGAATATCGCGCAATTGTTGGATGCGGAATATTAA
- the argF gene encoding ornithine carbamoyltransferase, with the protein MKRVRHFLTLTDFTPVELHAVIGRAIDLKAMHKRGEVIESLKHRTLAMIFEKSSTRTRVSFEAGMTQLGGHSMFLSPNDTQLGRGEPIEDSAKVISRMVDVVMIRTFEQEKVETFAAHSRVPVINALTDKFHPCQLLADMMTWMEQRGLPNGKTVAWIGDGNNMCHSWMEAAQLFGFHLNVACPEGYDPDADIVKATAGSVTYFRDPTAAVKGAEVVVTDTWASMGQEAEKKAREKAFAGYQVDTAMMQLATPDAIFMHCLPAYRGLEVSAEVMDGAQSVVWDEAENRLHAQKALLEVLVCGFPEGLPA; encoded by the coding sequence ATGAAACGTGTCAGACATTTTTTGACCCTGACTGACTTTACCCCCGTAGAGTTGCACGCTGTTATCGGTCGTGCGATTGATTTAAAAGCAATGCATAAACGCGGTGAGGTGATTGAATCACTTAAACACCGCACCTTGGCAATGATTTTCGAGAAATCATCGACCCGCACCCGCGTATCGTTTGAAGCGGGCATGACGCAACTGGGTGGGCATTCGATGTTTTTGTCGCCTAACGACACCCAATTGGGGCGTGGCGAACCGATTGAAGATTCTGCCAAAGTCATTTCACGCATGGTGGATGTGGTAATGATCCGTACTTTTGAGCAAGAAAAGGTAGAAACCTTTGCTGCCCATTCGCGTGTGCCTGTCATTAATGCGCTGACCGATAAGTTCCACCCCTGCCAATTGCTGGCAGATATGATGACTTGGATGGAGCAGCGCGGCTTACCCAACGGTAAAACCGTGGCATGGATTGGCGATGGCAATAATATGTGCCATTCGTGGATGGAAGCGGCGCAATTGTTTGGTTTCCACCTCAATGTCGCCTGCCCCGAAGGTTACGACCCTGACGCAGACATCGTAAAAGCTACTGCTGGTTCTGTGACCTATTTCCGTGACCCAACCGCAGCGGTGAAAGGTGCGGAAGTGGTGGTGACAGACACTTGGGCAAGCATGGGGCAAGAGGCCGAAAAGAAGGCTCGTGAAAAAGCTTTCGCTGGCTATCAAGTCGACACTGCGATGATGCAACTGGCAACGCCGGACGCGATTTTCATGCACTGCCTGCCTGCTTACCGTGGTTTGGAAGTTTCCGCCGAAGTCATGGATGGGGCGCAAAGCGTGGTATGGGATGAGGCGGAAAACCGCTTGCACGCCCAGAAAGCGTTGCTGGAAGTGTTGGTGTGTGGTTTCCCGGAAGGGTTGCCAGCTTAG
- a CDS encoding HVO_A0114 family putative DNA-binding protein, which translates to MFCNGRAIRRLTIPQCTADALWKTFTLKRWDLIRAMTGAGAMAIRELARRLDRDVRAVHADVQELLTCGVLNKTAEGKIEFPYDAVHVDFMVTKAA; encoded by the coding sequence TTGTTTTGTAATGGAAGGGCTATCCGTCGTCTGACGATTCCTCAATGTACTGCCGATGCGTTGTGGAAGACCTTCACGCTTAAACGTTGGGATCTTATCCGTGCAATGACGGGAGCAGGGGCAATGGCTATCCGTGAACTGGCACGACGGTTAGATCGGGATGTGAGGGCAGTCCATGCGGATGTGCAGGAGTTACTCACTTGCGGCGTACTCAACAAGACGGCAGAAGGGAAAATCGAGTTCCCCTACGATGCCGTGCATGTTGATTTCATGGTGACGAAAGCAGCTTGA
- a CDS encoding N-acetylglutaminylglutamine amidotransferase has translation MCGICGELRLDGQLPELKYLNSMMAKLEKRGPDHAGSFSDGGLMFGHRRLAIIDLSYKSSQPMVDIESGLALVFNGTIYNHPELRAELKARGHHFFSEGDTEVILKAYAEWGEDAPKHLLGMFAFAIWDMRKKRLFVARDRMGIKPLYYAADGKSFRFASNTQALLTTPGIDTSLDPLAIHNLFSLHAVVPAPRTVLNGIRKLQPAHSLTIHADGRQELKRYWNLVARRPAEPRTEQEWIDAVHASLKTAVRRRNNIADVPVGVLLSGGLDSSLLVGLLSEIGIKDIRTFTIGFDDQPEEKGSEYEYSDAVVERFQPKHHKFHIPNEHTLSRLPEAVANMAEPMFGQDAIGFYLLSEQVSKHVKVVQSGQGADEVFGGYFWYPQAHADKNPDRLQRLAPYYFDRDHREMAEMLQTPFQTRDYTGELVRELLESADAEETLDAVLRADTTTFIVDDPVKRVDNMTMAWGLEARVPFLDHELVELAAQMPTELKLRDGGKYVLKQIARGLVPDSVIDRPKGYFPVPALKFVRGEFLEMMRDLLDSQACRERGLYQRSYIDKVIAQPEAHLTRIQGSKLWHMAALEMWLQSQRV, from the coding sequence ATGTGCGGAATCTGCGGTGAACTACGCCTCGACGGGCAACTCCCCGAACTGAAATACCTCAACAGCATGATGGCGAAGCTGGAAAAGCGCGGCCCCGACCACGCGGGCAGCTTTTCCGACGGTGGCTTGATGTTTGGGCATCGCCGCCTTGCCATCATCGACCTGTCGTACAAATCCAGCCAGCCGATGGTGGACATCGAATCGGGCTTGGCATTGGTGTTCAACGGCACGATCTACAACCACCCCGAATTGCGGGCGGAATTGAAGGCTCGCGGGCATCATTTTTTCTCCGAAGGCGATACCGAAGTCATCCTCAAAGCCTACGCCGAATGGGGCGAAGACGCGCCCAAGCATTTGCTCGGCATGTTCGCCTTCGCCATCTGGGACATGCGCAAGAAACGGCTGTTCGTGGCGCGTGACCGCATGGGCATCAAGCCGCTGTACTACGCTGCCGACGGTAAAAGTTTCCGCTTTGCCTCCAACACGCAAGCCCTGCTGACCACACCGGGGATTGATACCAGCCTCGACCCGTTGGCAATCCACAACCTGTTTTCGCTGCACGCCGTTGTGCCAGCACCGCGCACCGTATTGAACGGCATCCGCAAGCTGCAACCCGCGCACAGCCTCACTATCCACGCTGATGGGCGGCAAGAACTGAAACGTTACTGGAATCTGGTGGCACGTCGCCCCGCCGAACCGCGCACCGAACAGGAATGGATCGACGCGGTACACGCATCGCTGAAAACCGCCGTGCGCCGCCGCAACAATATCGCCGACGTACCCGTAGGCGTGCTGCTTTCCGGCGGCTTGGATTCGAGCCTGCTAGTCGGTTTGCTGTCTGAAATCGGCATTAAGGACATCCGCACCTTCACCATCGGTTTCGACGATCAGCCTGAAGAAAAAGGCAGCGAATACGAATATTCCGACGCCGTGGTGGAACGTTTCCAACCCAAACACCACAAATTCCACATCCCCAACGAACACACCCTGTCACGCCTGCCGGAAGCGGTGGCGAACATGGCAGAACCGATGTTCGGGCAGGATGCGATTGGCTTTTACCTGCTCTCCGAACAGGTATCGAAGCATGTGAAAGTGGTGCAATCCGGGCAAGGCGCGGATGAAGTCTTCGGCGGCTATTTCTGGTATCCGCAAGCCCACGCCGACAAAAACCCCGATAGGCTGCAACGCCTCGCGCCGTATTATTTCGACCGCGACCACCGCGAAATGGCGGAAATGCTGCAAACCCCGTTCCAAACCCGCGATTACACCGGCGAATTAGTGCGCGAATTGCTGGAATCGGCGGATGCAGAAGAAACGCTGGATGCGGTATTGCGGGCTGATACCACTACTTTCATCGTCGATGATCCCGTGAAGCGCGTGGATAACATGACGATGGCATGGGGCTTGGAAGCGCGTGTGCCGTTCCTTGATCACGAACTGGTGGAACTGGCTGCGCAAATGCCAACCGAATTGAAGCTGCGCGACGGCGGCAAGTATGTGTTGAAACAGATTGCACGCGGCTTAGTGCCGGATAGCGTGATTGACCGCCCTAAGGGGTATTTCCCTGTGCCTGCGCTTAAATTTGTGCGCGGTGAGTTTTTGGAAATGATGCGTGATTTGCTGGATTCGCAAGCGTGCCGCGAGCGGGGTTTGTATCAGCGTAGCTATATCGACAAGGTAATTGCCCAACCGGAAGCGCATTTGACGCGGATTCAGGGAAGCAAGCTGTGGCACATGGCGGCGTTGGAGATGTGGTTGCAGAGTCAGAGGGTGTAA
- a CDS encoding sulfite exporter TauE/SafE family protein yields the protein MDWGWISHSQYLAAFLVGLFGGVHCVGMCGGIVGALTFSLPNAKRESLGSLAPMLLAYNTGRVSGYVLAGALMGGLGAAFLAVLSPDSVLLFNRILQVFAALFMIALGLYLAEVWYGVAKVEQIGRTLWRHVEPLGRRFMPVNSPVKAFPLGFVWGWLPCGLVYSVLAWAFAAGSVLDGALLMLAFGAGTLPALLLMGRLRQP from the coding sequence ATGGATTGGGGCTGGATTTCCCATTCGCAGTATTTGGCAGCCTTTTTAGTAGGGCTGTTCGGTGGTGTGCATTGCGTGGGGATGTGTGGCGGGATTGTGGGGGCGCTGACCTTCAGTTTACCCAACGCCAAGCGTGAATCTCTGGGGAGTCTCGCACCGATGCTGCTGGCTTACAATACGGGGCGTGTTAGCGGTTATGTATTAGCAGGGGCATTGATGGGTGGTTTGGGCGCGGCATTCTTGGCGGTGTTATCGCCGGATAGTGTGCTGCTGTTTAACCGTATCTTGCAGGTGTTTGCTGCATTATTCATGATCGCACTGGGTTTGTATTTAGCAGAAGTTTGGTACGGTGTGGCGAAAGTCGAACAAATCGGACGGACATTGTGGCGGCACGTCGAACCCTTGGGGCGGCGTTTTATGCCGGTGAACTCACCCGTGAAAGCATTTCCCTTGGGCTTTGTGTGGGGGTGGTTGCCGTGTGGCTTAGTGTACAGTGTGCTGGCTTGGGCATTTGCGGCGGGTAGTGTGCTGGACGGCGCATTACTGATGTTGGCATTTGGGGCGGGGACTTTACCCGCACTGTTATTGATGGGGCGGCTGCGGCAACCTTGA
- a CDS encoding protein disulfide oxidoreductase: MDKQKLPDNTNRKPRRWLRWTIEILVIVAIIFGVRAYQQRDMIDGIAPNFERGSLNGSVVRLSDYQGKPHLLHFWASWCPMCEFEQGSISAIAKDHPIITVAFQSGNSEEVQRYMERKEITEWITVVDEDGKLSEQYGIHGVPTTYVLDAQGNIRFREVGLTSGWGLRLRLWLTDVWYTK; encoded by the coding sequence ATGGATAAGCAAAAATTACCGGATAACACCAATCGTAAGCCGCGCCGCTGGTTGCGCTGGACAATTGAAATTCTCGTCATTGTCGCGATTATTTTTGGGGTACGGGCTTATCAGCAACGTGACATGATAGACGGTATTGCCCCTAACTTTGAGCGCGGCTCCCTGAATGGTAGTGTGGTGCGGCTCTCAGATTATCAAGGCAAACCCCATTTGCTGCACTTCTGGGCAAGTTGGTGTCCCATGTGTGAATTCGAGCAAGGTAGCATTTCTGCCATAGCCAAGGATCACCCGATCATCACAGTCGCGTTTCAATCCGGTAACAGTGAAGAAGTGCAACGTTACATGGAACGCAAGGAGATTACCGAATGGATCACAGTGGTGGATGAGGACGGCAAACTCTCTGAGCAATACGGGATTCATGGTGTACCCACCACTTACGTGCTGGATGCCCAAGGCAATATTCGCTTTCGGGAAGTAGGATTAACCAGCGGTTGGGGATTACGCTTACGCTTATGGTTAACAGACGTGTGGTATACCAAATAA
- a CDS encoding superoxide dismutase: protein MAHTLPELPFAKDALAPHMSAETLEFHHDKHHNAYVVNLNNLIPGTQFESMSLEDIVKSAPAGGVYNNAAQVWNHTFFWNCLKPNGGGAPTGALAAAIDAKWGSFDEFKKAFTASAVGNFGSAWTWLVKKADGSVDIVNMGAAGTPLTTGDTALFCVDVWEHAYYIDYRNLRPKFVETFLNNLANWEFAEANFAA from the coding sequence ATGGCTCATACACTGCCAGAACTGCCTTTCGCGAAAGACGCACTTGCCCCACACATGTCAGCCGAAACGCTGGAATTCCACCACGACAAGCACCACAACGCTTACGTGGTTAACCTGAACAACCTGATTCCCGGCACTCAGTTTGAAAGCATGAGTCTGGAAGACATCGTGAAATCCGCACCGGCTGGCGGCGTTTACAATAACGCAGCGCAAGTCTGGAACCACACCTTCTTCTGGAACTGCCTGAAGCCAAACGGCGGCGGCGCACCCACTGGCGCACTGGCGGCTGCGATTGATGCGAAATGGGGTTCTTTCGATGAATTCAAGAAAGCGTTCACCGCTTCTGCGGTAGGCAACTTCGGTTCTGCGTGGACTTGGTTGGTTAAAAAAGCTGACGGTTCCGTTGACATCGTAAACATGGGCGCGGCTGGCACACCACTGACTACTGGCGATACCGCGTTGTTTTGCGTAGACGTGTGGGAACACGCTTACTACATCGACTACCGCAACCTGCGCCCTAAATTCGTTGAGACCTTCCTCAACAATCTGGCGAACTGGGAATTTGCAGAAGCGAATTTCGCTGCCTAA
- a CDS encoding DUF2189 domain-containing protein — protein sequence MTTTMNTDFIVDTPRLVIRKVDSEASMRWLNAGVKDFKAAMGASITYGMVYVVLGLFLAWLSWEHPLFISSLATGFLLIGPLVAVGFYCISRTLEQGGKPHFLQGLDGLRSNALGLMSFALVLGVLMSIWAVISGISVALFFNNITLTGNLQDTLLGHPNFPAFAIVWAISGGAIAAVAFAISAVSVPLITDKRVDFMTAMIISVKAVLKNPGVMLSWAFILATLMFLGFIFFFVGLAIALPIAGHASWHAYRELVAEE from the coding sequence ATGACCACCACAATGAATACCGATTTTATTGTCGACACACCGCGCTTGGTGATACGCAAAGTTGACTCCGAAGCTTCTATGCGCTGGCTGAATGCCGGGGTTAAGGATTTCAAAGCCGCAATGGGCGCAAGCATTACCTATGGAATGGTCTACGTTGTCCTAGGGTTATTCCTTGCATGGCTGTCATGGGAACACCCCCTTTTCATCAGCTCCTTAGCTACCGGTTTTTTGCTGATTGGCCCATTAGTGGCGGTAGGCTTTTATTGCATTAGCCGTACTCTCGAACAAGGTGGTAAGCCACACTTTCTACAAGGGCTTGACGGGCTGCGCTCCAACGCGCTGGGCTTGATGAGTTTTGCTTTGGTACTCGGCGTACTGATGAGTATTTGGGCTGTCATTTCGGGCATTAGTGTCGCTTTGTTTTTCAACAATATCACCCTAACGGGTAACCTTCAGGATACCTTACTGGGACACCCTAACTTCCCTGCTTTCGCCATTGTTTGGGCAATCAGTGGTGGTGCGATAGCCGCCGTCGCTTTTGCCATCAGTGCCGTATCCGTACCCTTGATTACCGATAAACGTGTGGATTTTATGACGGCCATGATCATTAGTGTGAAGGCCGTGCTGAAAAACCCCGGTGTCATGTTGAGCTGGGCATTCATCTTGGCAACACTCATGTTCCTCGGTTTTATTTTCTTCTTTGTCGGTTTGGCCATTGCCCTGCCGATTGCGGGTCATGCAAGCTGGCACGCTTACCGGGAACTGGTTGCTGAAGAATAA
- a CDS encoding pyridoxal-phosphate-dependent aminotransferase family protein has translation MIESLPAPNIVPLEHILPDEPLLMMGAGPVPIPQKVAAANSIVINHLGETMNRVIEQVKDMGRYVFQTTSSHVMGVSGPGSAAMEMAVANLVLPGERVLCITNGYFSQRMVEIVRRVRAEPTLLEVAHNESADIASVERALQQGQFNVVTLVQGETSNTVCNKNLQDIAKLAKRYGCLVIVDAVCTLSTMPLEMDNWQVDAIITGGQKGLSSIPGVSLLAFSESAWEKKIANREILPFHWCLDAQLADKFWNQKSYHYTAPVSGILACTKPCVWCVKKPCRTVSSVINAVPKLCKPGLKPWA, from the coding sequence ATGATCGAATCACTTCCCGCGCCCAATATTGTGCCGTTGGAACACATCCTCCCCGACGAACCGTTACTGATGATGGGTGCAGGGCCTGTGCCTATTCCGCAAAAAGTGGCGGCGGCGAACTCGATTGTTATCAATCACCTCGGTGAAACCATGAACCGGGTCATTGAGCAAGTGAAAGACATGGGTCGTTACGTGTTTCAAACCACGTCGAGTCACGTCATGGGAGTCAGCGGACCCGGCTCAGCGGCAATGGAAATGGCAGTGGCGAATCTGGTGCTGCCCGGTGAGCGCGTTTTGTGCATTACCAATGGTTATTTCAGTCAACGTATGGTGGAAATCGTGCGCCGGGTGCGTGCCGAACCCACCCTGCTGGAAGTGGCACACAACGAAAGTGCGGACATCGCCAGCGTCGAACGCGCCCTGCAACAAGGTCAATTCAATGTTGTCACCTTGGTGCAAGGCGAAACCTCCAACACCGTATGCAATAAAAATCTGCAAGACATCGCGAAACTGGCAAAACGCTACGGCTGTTTGGTCATTGTCGATGCGGTTTGCACCTTAAGCACCATGCCGCTGGAAATGGACAACTGGCAGGTTGATGCGATTATCACCGGCGGGCAAAAAGGTTTGTCGTCGATCCCCGGCGTGTCGTTATTGGCTTTTTCCGAAAGCGCGTGGGAGAAGAAAATCGCCAACCGCGAAATTCTGCCGTTTCACTGGTGTTTGGATGCGCAACTCGCTGACAAATTCTGGAATCAAAAATCCTACCATTACACTGCGCCGGTTTCCGGCATTCTCGCCTGCACGAAGCCTTGCGTTTGGTGTGTGAAGAAACCTTGCCGCACCGTTTCGAGCGTCATCAACGCTGTTCCGAAGCTCTGCAAGCCGGGATTGAAACCATGGGCTTAA
- a CDS encoding aspartate aminotransferase family protein: protein MTHAIMPTYARLPVTFVRGEGALLWDTAGKQYLDALSGISVCNVGHARREVADAICAQANTLLHTSNLYHIEHQQALAEKLCALSGLDSVFFGNSGAEANEAAIKIARLYGHNKGVAIPTVVVMSNSFHGRTMATVTATGNVKSQTGFAPLVEGFVRVEYGDADAVAALAGNPNIVAVLVEPVQGEGGIRIPAADYLPRLRAICDQNDWLLMLDEVQSGMCRTGKWFAFQHTAIKPDVMTLAKALGNGVPIGACLAGGKAANVFGPGNHGSTFGGNPLACSAARAVIAVMEAEQLAERAASLGDYFVTQFRAQLADVAGVREVRGSGLMLGIELEKDCAELVKKALEKGLLINVTAGNVIRLLPPLVITQAQADQIITTVVELVRAFV from the coding sequence GTGACTCATGCAATTATGCCGACGTATGCACGTTTACCCGTTACTTTCGTTAGAGGCGAAGGCGCACTCCTGTGGGATACCGCAGGCAAGCAATACTTAGATGCACTCAGCGGTATCTCGGTTTGTAACGTCGGTCATGCGCGACGTGAAGTGGCGGATGCGATTTGTGCACAAGCCAATACCTTACTGCACACCTCAAACCTTTACCACATTGAACACCAGCAAGCACTGGCGGAAAAGCTGTGTGCTTTGTCCGGCTTGGATAGCGTGTTTTTTGGTAATTCCGGGGCGGAAGCCAACGAAGCCGCGATTAAAATTGCGCGTTTGTACGGGCATAACAAAGGTGTTGCGATTCCGACTGTGGTGGTCATGAGTAATTCATTCCACGGGCGCACCATGGCTACCGTTACCGCTACCGGCAATGTGAAATCACAAACCGGTTTCGCCCCGTTGGTGGAAGGTTTCGTGCGGGTTGAGTATGGCGATGCGGATGCGGTCGCAGCGTTGGCAGGCAACCCCAATATCGTTGCCGTGCTGGTGGAGCCGGTGCAGGGCGAAGGCGGGATTCGGATTCCGGCGGCGGATTATTTACCGCGCTTGCGGGCGATTTGCGACCAAAACGACTGGCTGCTGATGCTGGACGAAGTGCAGTCAGGTATGTGTCGTACCGGCAAGTGGTTTGCGTTCCAGCATACCGCGATTAAGCCGGATGTCATGACCTTGGCAAAAGCCCTTGGCAATGGCGTGCCGATTGGCGCGTGCCTTGCTGGTGGTAAAGCCGCCAATGTCTTTGGCCCCGGCAATCACGGTTCCACGTTTGGTGGCAATCCGCTGGCGTGCAGTGCAGCGCGTGCGGTGATTGCGGTGATGGAAGCCGAACAGTTGGCGGAAAGAGCCGCGAGTTTAGGCGATTATTTCGTGACGCAATTCCGGGCGCAGTTAGCTGATGTAGCGGGTGTGCGTGAAGTGCGTGGCAGCGGTTTAATGCTGGGCATTGAACTGGAAAAAGATTGCGCCGAATTAGTCAAAAAAGCCTTGGAAAAGGGGCTATTAATTAACGTAACAGCGGGTAATGTGATCCGTTTATTACCGCCTTTGGTGATTACCCAGGCGCAAGCGGATCAAATAATAACAACCGTGGTGGAATTGGTGCGGGCTTTTGTCTAA
- the hspQ gene encoding heat shock protein HspQ, translating to MTMMDEKIASFGIGQVIHHREFNYRGVIFDVDAAFQGTEEWFQKNVGVGNPSKEEPWYHVLIDQDGRVAYVAERNLVADDPTEPVEHPLLENFFTGFNGDHYQARQTLN from the coding sequence ATGACAATGATGGATGAAAAAATTGCCTCGTTTGGCATTGGTCAGGTTATTCATCACCGTGAATTTAATTACCGGGGTGTCATTTTTGATGTGGATGCCGCGTTTCAGGGTACGGAAGAGTGGTTCCAGAAAAATGTTGGGGTGGGAAATCCCAGTAAAGAAGAGCCTTGGTATCACGTATTGATTGATCAGGACGGGCGTGTTGCTTATGTCGCTGAGCGTAATTTAGTGGCAGATGATCCGACTGAGCCTGTGGAGCACCCGTTGCTGGAAAACTTTTTCACCGGTTTCAATGGTGATCATTATCAAGCACGCCAGACTTTAAACTAA
- a CDS encoding PDC sensor domain-containing protein yields the protein MNESALQQSITQQRALLTQQLGTALSDYAGRIVPYMGNAERLDECMRKAFAALDYCKYVYVMDADGVQISSTINRYGADTEARQRDRAERPYMSHIHDLAVDFQLSEAYISRNKKRPSVTAVQTIRDANGQRLGFLGVDYDLRELPHSNVMYEEPRQWRQIKGDPAIRDGLFLQHRAESMMDRQLDNVMSVHEALMIDHGVHHCQIHFSSSRSTIWHVDDPYVYRILTMDELSDPNMCLAYPRRPYFERAIVPPGDIGKVLSQFKALRFADDTIYLRYGSLNTVNGKVGLNFSCDGTHYLNWDEFLSKGLAFWFGGDSFPQAVVTADALDKVRLDGQVDALASLGCIQVNKLLYALEKGETPERLQAFTEAEREYIYRELKAVMDVYEGGVCGL from the coding sequence ATGAATGAATCCGCTCTGCAACAGTCAATTACACAACAACGGGCTTTGTTGACGCAGCAGTTGGGGACTGCGTTGAGCGATTACGCCGGACGTATTGTGCCTTATATGGGTAATGCTGAACGTTTGGATGAATGTATGCGTAAGGCTTTCGCGGCGTTGGATTATTGCAAATATGTGTATGTGATGGATGCGGATGGGGTGCAAATCAGTTCGACCATTAACCGCTACGGCGCGGATACCGAAGCGCGGCAGCGTGACCGTGCGGAACGTCCATATATGAGCCATATCCATGATTTGGCGGTGGATTTTCAGTTGTCGGAAGCCTATATCAGTCGCAATAAAAAACGCCCGTCGGTCACTGCGGTGCAAACCATTCGTGATGCTAACGGGCAACGCTTGGGCTTTTTGGGGGTGGATTACGATTTGCGTGAATTGCCGCACTCCAATGTGATGTATGAGGAACCGCGCCAGTGGCGGCAAATCAAGGGTGATCCGGCGATTCGTGACGGTTTGTTTTTACAACACCGCGCTGAAAGCATGATGGATCGGCAATTGGATAATGTGATGTCGGTGCATGAGGCGTTAATGATCGATCATGGGGTGCATCATTGCCAGATTCACTTTTCCAGCAGCCGTTCGACCATTTGGCATGTGGATGACCCTTATGTGTACCGCATTTTAACGATGGATGAATTGTCTGATCCGAATATGTGTTTGGCTTACCCGCGTCGGCCTTATTTTGAACGGGCGATTGTGCCGCCGGGGGATATTGGTAAAGTTTTATCGCAATTCAAAGCGTTACGGTTTGCGGATGACACGATTTACCTGCGTTACGGCTCGCTCAATACGGTGAATGGCAAGGTGGGGTTGAATTTTTCCTGTGATGGCACCCATTACCTGAACTGGGATGAATTTTTATCGAAGGGTTTGGCGTTTTGGTTTGGTGGGGACAGTTTTCCACAGGCGGTGGTGACGGCGGATGCGCTGGATAAAGTGCGTTTGGATGGGCAGGTGGATGCCTTAGCCAGCCTAGGATGTATTCAGGTGAATAAACTGTTGTATGCCCTAGAAAAAGGTGAAACGCCTGAGCGTTTGCAAGCATTCACGGAAGCCGAGCGTGAGTATATCTACCGAGAGCTGAAAGCGGTGATGGATGTGTACGAAGGCGGCGTGTGCGGGTTGTGA